From the Lysobacter sp. FW306-1B-D06B genome, one window contains:
- the lpxC gene encoding UDP-3-O-acyl-N-acetylglucosamine deacetylase, whose product MLRQRTLKNVIRATGVGLHSGEKVFLTLRPAPVDTGIVFRRVDLEPVIEVPASAELVTETTLCTGLTCGPAKIQTVEHLLSALAGLGVDNLYVELSAAEVPIMDGSSGPFVFLLQSAGIQEQEAPKRFIRIKHPVEVRDGDKVARFEPYDGFRLDFTVQFDHPAIPASQSRAVVEFSTANYIQEVSRARTFGFMRDLEYMRDRNLGLGGSMDNAIVLDEFRVLNEDGLRYADEFVRHKILDAVGDLYLAGHPVIGAYVGYKSGHALNNKLVRALLAERSAWDEVTFTQADVKEAPVTYGIPATV is encoded by the coding sequence ATGCTGCGCCAGCGCACCCTCAAGAATGTGATCCGCGCCACCGGCGTGGGCCTGCACAGTGGCGAGAAGGTCTTTCTCACCCTGCGTCCGGCGCCGGTCGATACCGGCATCGTGTTCCGTCGCGTGGACCTGGAGCCGGTGATTGAAGTGCCCGCCAGCGCCGAACTGGTCACCGAGACCACGCTGTGCACCGGCCTGACCTGCGGCCCGGCCAAGATCCAGACCGTCGAACACCTGCTGTCGGCCCTGGCCGGCCTGGGCGTCGACAATCTATATGTGGAGCTGTCCGCGGCCGAAGTGCCGATCATGGACGGTTCCTCCGGCCCATTCGTGTTCCTGCTGCAGTCCGCCGGCATCCAGGAGCAGGAGGCGCCCAAGCGCTTCATCCGCATCAAGCACCCGGTGGAAGTGCGCGACGGCGACAAGGTCGCCCGCTTCGAGCCTTACGACGGCTTCCGCCTGGACTTCACCGTGCAGTTCGACCATCCGGCGATCCCGGCGTCGCAATCGCGGGCCGTAGTGGAGTTCTCCACCGCCAACTACATCCAGGAAGTCAGCCGCGCCCGCACGTTCGGGTTCATGCGCGACCTGGAGTACATGCGCGACCGCAATCTCGGCCTGGGTGGCTCGATGGACAACGCGATCGTGCTGGACGAGTTCCGCGTCCTCAACGAGGACGGGCTGCGTTACGCCGACGAGTTCGTGCGCCACAAGATCCTCGACGCCGTGGGCGACCTGTATTTGGCCGGTCACCCGGTCATCGGCGCCTATGTCGGCTACAAGTCGGGCCACGCGCTCAACAACAAGCTCGTGCGCGCGCTGCTTGCCGAACGTTCAGCCTGGGACGAAGTCACGTTCACGCAGGCCGACGTCAAAGAGGCTCCCGTCACCTACGGGATCCCCGCCACGGTCTGA
- a CDS encoding DUF721 domain-containing protein, producing MSSSDSKPRSPKGHPSTPRNALDALLAEPAGGPVRRAMWLDELDQRFRPLLPPSLAAHARLANYERGRLVFVVDAPVWRAKMRLAAPELLDAARSIGLDAAELIVKTTTPVTASPQSGRNAKPISAAALQALQAALESLKDPDSSGSSDPT from the coding sequence ATGTCTAGTTCTGATTCCAAGCCCAGGTCGCCCAAAGGCCACCCTTCGACTCCGCGAAATGCGCTGGATGCGCTCCTCGCCGAGCCCGCTGGCGGTCCGGTGCGTCGTGCCATGTGGCTTGACGAACTGGACCAACGGTTTCGCCCACTCCTGCCGCCTTCTTTGGCCGCGCATGCGCGACTGGCCAATTACGAACGCGGCCGGCTCGTGTTTGTCGTCGATGCCCCGGTGTGGCGAGCCAAGATGCGGCTCGCTGCCCCTGAACTGCTCGACGCGGCCCGTTCCATCGGGCTGGATGCGGCTGAACTCATCGTCAAAACGACAACGCCGGTGACTGCCTCCCCGCAATCTGGCCGGAACGCCAAACCCATCTCTGCGGCTGCACTGCAAGCTCTGCAGGCAGCCTTGGAATCACTGAAGGACCCGGACTCCTCCGGCTCCAGCGACCCGACCTGA
- a CDS encoding M23 family metallopeptidase: MTYSTIVNKSRTHLSHWLARAGHWGAQRPGLAIALLLGTGTALGAGVSLADNAMLRSKAEKQEALIAVTRRDAQREINALAARMGELQAEANRLNALGERLTRIGQLQDGEFDFDKPVGVGGVGPVRDMTKTELDDGMATLGAQFKASGEQLSVLESLLFNRQLDMNAVPGREPIANSYITSGFGGRADPFSGGHANHKGIDFKANVGDPVLSVADGVVSYSGVRSGYGNVIEVDHGNGYVTRYAHNSRLTRKVGELVRAGQEIAKAGSTGRSTGAHVHFEVWEDGRVVNPRKFLSQQSPLKMEING, from the coding sequence ATGACTTATTCGACCATCGTAAACAAATCCCGCACGCACCTGTCGCATTGGCTTGCGCGCGCCGGCCACTGGGGCGCACAGCGCCCGGGCCTCGCGATCGCGCTCCTGCTGGGCACGGGCACGGCGCTGGGGGCCGGCGTCAGCCTGGCCGACAACGCCATGCTGCGCAGCAAGGCCGAGAAGCAGGAAGCGCTGATAGCGGTAACCCGTCGCGACGCGCAGCGCGAGATCAACGCCCTGGCCGCCCGCATGGGCGAGCTGCAGGCCGAGGCCAACCGCCTCAATGCCCTGGGCGAACGCCTGACCCGCATCGGTCAGCTGCAGGACGGCGAGTTCGATTTCGACAAGCCGGTCGGCGTCGGCGGCGTCGGCCCGGTCCGCGACATGACCAAGACCGAGCTCGACGACGGCATGGCCACGCTGGGCGCTCAGTTCAAGGCGTCGGGCGAGCAGCTCTCCGTGCTGGAATCGCTGCTGTTCAACCGCCAGCTCGACATGAACGCCGTGCCGGGCCGCGAGCCGATCGCCAACAGCTACATCACCTCCGGCTTCGGCGGCCGCGCCGACCCCTTCAGCGGCGGCCATGCCAACCACAAGGGCATCGACTTCAAGGCCAACGTGGGCGACCCGGTGCTGTCCGTCGCCGACGGCGTGGTCAGCTACTCGGGCGTGCGCTCGGGCTATGGCAACGTCATCGAGGTCGATCACGGCAACGGCTACGTCACCCGCTACGCCCACAACTCGCGTCTGACCCGCAAGGTCGGCGAACTGGTCCGGGCTGGGCAGGAGATCGCCAAGGCCGGCTCCACGGGCCGTTCGACCGGCGCCCACGTCCACTTCGAGGTGTGGGAAGACGGCCGCGTCGTGAATCCGCGCAAGTTTCTCAGCCAGCAGTCGCCGCTGAAGATGGAGATCAACGGCTGA
- the secA gene encoding preprotein translocase subunit SecA, translating to MFNSLLTRVFGSRNERLLRQLQRSVLKINALEGEMQKLSDEELQAKTPEFQKRIADGESLDKILPEAFAVCREASKRVLGMRHYDVQLIGGMVLHLGKIAEMRTGEGKTLVATLPVYLNALEGKGVHVVTVNDYLARRDSAWMGRLYNWLGLSVGVVYPGMPHGDKHAAYGADITYGTNNEFGFDYLRDNMALSKEDRFQRGLHYAIVDEVDSILIDEARTPLIISGPADESPELYIKVNRLVPQLTRQATEDSEGDYWVDEKSKQVHLSEAGQELAESLLRQAGILQGDDDALYGAQNLSVVHHLNAAMRAHAIYQRDVDYIVRDGEVVIVDEFTGRTLPGRRWSDGLHQAVEAKEGVPVQRENQTLASITFQNLFRMYKKLSGMTGTADTEAYEFQTIYGLEVIVIPPNRPVQRKDHPDAVFLNRNGKYRAVLNEIKDANARKQPVLVGTTSIEVSEMLSQQLRDAGIHHEVLNAKQHEREAQIVAQAGRPGAITIATNMAGRGTDIVLGGSLENEVSELEAKNGGEIDEVTKARLKSEWQARHEAVKAAGGLHIVGTERHESRRIDNQLRGRAGRQGDPGSSRFYLSLEDNLMRIFAADWVQRVMARMGLKEDDIIESPLVTKQIANAQRKVEAHNFDIRKNLLDFDDVNNDQRKVIYSQRDELLEAESVQDNVEGIRGDVVADTVARFVPLNSIDEQWDLPGLQSTLEEEFGVQMDLVGIAKQRDELDAETIERLVQEEVEKHFGQRETQLGGETMRLLEKHIMLNVLDQNWKEHLARMDYLRQGIHLRGYAQKQPKQEYKKEAFELFSEMLEKVKREVVGLLARVRIRSEEEIAAMEAQERAAAEAQARQMQFQHADVGGYGADEEAAQARAAGGGDVFANVGRNDPCPCGSGKKYKHCHGQIA from the coding sequence ATGTTCAACAGCCTGCTTACCCGTGTCTTTGGCAGCCGCAACGAACGCCTGCTGCGCCAACTGCAACGATCCGTCCTCAAGATCAACGCCCTCGAAGGGGAGATGCAGAAGCTCTCCGACGAGGAGCTGCAGGCCAAGACTCCGGAATTCCAGAAGCGCATCGCCGACGGCGAATCGCTGGACAAGATCCTCCCTGAGGCCTTCGCCGTCTGCCGCGAGGCATCCAAGCGCGTGCTCGGCATGCGCCATTACGACGTCCAGCTGATCGGCGGCATGGTCCTGCACCTGGGCAAGATCGCCGAGATGCGCACGGGCGAGGGCAAGACCCTGGTGGCGACCCTGCCGGTCTACCTCAACGCGCTGGAAGGCAAGGGCGTCCACGTCGTCACCGTGAACGACTACCTGGCCCGCCGCGACTCGGCCTGGATGGGCCGCCTGTACAACTGGCTGGGCCTGTCGGTCGGCGTCGTCTACCCGGGCATGCCGCACGGCGACAAGCACGCGGCCTATGGCGCGGACATCACCTACGGCACCAACAACGAATTCGGCTTCGACTACCTGCGCGACAACATGGCGCTGTCGAAGGAAGACCGCTTCCAGCGTGGCCTTCATTACGCGATCGTCGACGAAGTCGACTCGATCCTGATCGACGAGGCGCGCACGCCGCTGATCATTTCCGGCCCGGCCGACGAGTCGCCGGAGCTGTACATCAAGGTCAACCGCCTCGTTCCGCAGCTCACCCGCCAGGCGACGGAAGACAGCGAAGGCGACTACTGGGTCGACGAGAAGAGCAAGCAGGTGCACCTGTCCGAAGCCGGCCAGGAACTCGCCGAGAGCCTGCTGCGCCAGGCGGGCATCCTGCAGGGCGACGACGACGCGCTGTACGGCGCGCAGAACCTGAGCGTGGTCCATCACCTCAATGCCGCCATGCGCGCGCATGCGATCTACCAGCGCGACGTGGACTACATCGTCCGCGATGGCGAAGTCGTGATCGTCGACGAATTCACCGGCCGCACGCTGCCGGGCCGCCGCTGGTCGGACGGCCTGCACCAGGCGGTGGAAGCGAAGGAAGGCGTGCCGGTCCAGCGCGAGAACCAGACGCTGGCGAGCATCACCTTCCAGAACCTGTTCCGCATGTACAAGAAGCTGTCCGGCATGACCGGTACGGCCGATACGGAAGCCTACGAGTTCCAGACCATCTACGGCCTGGAAGTCATCGTGATTCCGCCCAACAGGCCGGTGCAGCGGAAGGACCATCCGGACGCGGTGTTCCTCAACCGCAACGGCAAGTACCGCGCGGTGCTGAACGAGATCAAGGACGCCAACGCGCGCAAGCAGCCGGTGCTGGTCGGCACGACCTCGATCGAAGTGTCGGAAATGCTCAGCCAGCAGCTGCGCGATGCCGGCATCCACCACGAAGTGCTCAACGCCAAGCAGCACGAGCGCGAAGCGCAGATCGTCGCGCAGGCGGGCCGTCCGGGTGCGATCACCATCGCCACCAACATGGCCGGTCGCGGTACCGACATCGTGCTGGGCGGTTCGCTGGAGAACGAAGTCTCCGAACTCGAAGCCAAGAACGGCGGCGAGATCGACGAAGTCACCAAGGCCCGCCTGAAATCCGAATGGCAGGCGCGCCACGAAGCGGTCAAGGCCGCCGGCGGCCTGCACATCGTCGGCACCGAGCGCCACGAGAGCCGCCGCATCGACAACCAGCTGCGCGGCCGCGCCGGTCGCCAGGGCGACCCGGGCTCCTCGCGCTTCTACCTGTCGCTCGAAGACAACCTGATGCGCATCTTCGCGGCCGACTGGGTGCAGCGCGTGATGGCGCGCATGGGCCTGAAGGAAGACGACATCATCGAAAGCCCGCTGGTGACCAAGCAGATCGCCAACGCGCAGCGCAAGGTCGAGGCCCACAACTTCGACATCCGCAAGAACCTGCTGGACTTCGACGACGTCAACAACGACCAGCGCAAGGTCATCTACTCCCAGCGCGATGAGCTGCTGGAAGCCGAGAGCGTGCAGGACAACGTGGAAGGCATCCGCGGCGACGTCGTCGCCGACACGGTCGCGCGCTTCGTGCCGCTGAACTCCATCGACGAGCAGTGGGACCTGCCGGGCCTGCAGTCCACGCTGGAGGAGGAATTCGGCGTGCAGATGGACCTGGTCGGGATCGCGAAGCAGCGCGACGAGCTCGACGCGGAGACCATCGAGCGCCTGGTGCAGGAAGAGGTCGAGAAGCACTTCGGCCAGCGCGAGACGCAGCTCGGCGGCGAGACCATGCGCCTGCTCGAGAAGCACATCATGCTCAACGTGCTCGACCAGAACTGGAAGGAGCACCTGGCGCGCATGGATTACCTGCGTCAGGGCATCCACCTGCGCGGTTACGCGCAGAAGCAGCCGAAGCAGGAATACAAGAAGGAAGCCTTCGAGCTGTTCTCCGAAATGCTGGAGAAGGTGAAGCGCGAGGTCGTCGGCCTGCTGGCGCGCGTGCGCATCCGCAGCGAGGAAGAGATCGCCGCAATGGAAGCGCAGGAGCGCGCGGCTGCGGAAGCGCAGGCGCGGCAGATGCAGTTCCAGCACGCCGATGTGGGCGGTTACGGCGCCGATGAAGAAGCCGCGCAGGCGCGTGCCGCGGGCGGTGGCGACGTGTTCGCCAACGTCGGCCGCAACGATCCCTGCCCCTGCGGCAGCGGCAAGAAGTACAAGCACTGCCATGGGCAGATCGCCTGA
- a CDS encoding Nudix family hydrolase: protein MSIQAPHPHPLSAPSPVGSLRQVEVVAGVIRDARGRVLLTRRTEGRDLAGLWEFPGGKHEPGESAEDALARELHEELGIEVEIGTALINVPQRYPDKRLRLDVRNIAAWRGHARGREGQALVWVPPQKLPSYSMPPADRPVVAALLQPAHYLVTPPPGDGDEVWLAQLEQALANGVRRVQLRAPGLDATRWRSLVSRAAALCRQAGAEALVSRDADLAAEFGIGLHLPAERLHALSARPLPAGLPVAASCHGIEDLRAAQALGCDFAVLGTLKPTPSHPGVAGMGWKGFATMRESVSLPIYAIGGLNPADIEEARANGAQGIAAIRGLWPTV from the coding sequence ATGAGCATCCAGGCGCCCCACCCGCATCCGCTGTCGGCGCCATCGCCGGTCGGTTCGCTGCGCCAGGTGGAAGTCGTCGCCGGCGTCATCCGCGATGCGCGCGGTCGTGTGTTGCTCACCCGTCGCACCGAAGGCCGTGACCTGGCCGGCTTGTGGGAGTTTCCCGGCGGCAAGCACGAGCCCGGGGAATCCGCCGAGGACGCACTGGCGCGTGAGCTGCACGAGGAGCTCGGCATCGAGGTCGAGATCGGCACCGCGCTGATCAACGTGCCGCAGCGCTATCCCGACAAACGCCTGCGCCTGGATGTGCGCAACATCGCCGCATGGCGAGGTCATGCACGAGGCCGCGAGGGCCAGGCGCTGGTCTGGGTGCCGCCGCAGAAACTTCCCAGCTATTCGATGCCGCCCGCCGACCGTCCCGTGGTCGCCGCGCTGCTGCAGCCGGCGCACTATCTGGTCACCCCGCCGCCGGGCGATGGCGACGAGGTCTGGCTGGCGCAACTGGAGCAGGCGCTGGCGAACGGCGTCCGTCGCGTCCAACTGCGTGCTCCCGGACTCGACGCGACGCGCTGGCGTTCACTGGTCTCGCGCGCCGCTGCGCTTTGCCGTCAGGCCGGCGCAGAAGCGCTGGTGAGCCGTGATGCCGACCTGGCCGCGGAATTCGGCATCGGCCTGCATCTGCCCGCCGAACGCCTGCACGCGCTGTCCGCCCGGCCCCTTCCGGCCGGGTTGCCGGTGGCCGCGTCGTGCCACGGCATCGAGGATCTGCGGGCCGCACAGGCATTGGGTTGCGATTTCGCGGTCCTGGGCACGCTCAAACCCACGCCCAGCCATCCGGGCGTCGCGGGCATGGGATGGAAAGGCTTTGCCACGATGCGCGAGAGCGTCTCGCTGCCGATCTACGCCATCGGCGGCTTGAACCCGGCCGACATCGAAGAGGCGCGAGCCAACGGAGCGCAGGGCATCGCCGCCATACGCGGGCTCTGGCCGACGGTCTGA
- the coaE gene encoding dephospho-CoA kinase (Dephospho-CoA kinase (CoaE) performs the final step in coenzyme A biosynthesis.): MSEFIVGITGGIASGKSEVTRRFEALGIAVADADLASRLAVAPGSDGLAEVVAAFGADVLAADGSLDRAAMRRHVFGDEAARRRLESIIHPRVRTALLQACAEATGTYAIAAIPLLAEGGGREAYPWLSRILVVDVPVDVQRARVMARDHVDAELAQRMIAAQATRDQRLAIADDVIVNDGPIDALAAHVAALDRRYRAMANAHA; this comes from the coding sequence ATGAGCGAGTTCATCGTCGGCATCACCGGAGGCATCGCCTCCGGGAAGAGTGAAGTCACCCGGCGCTTCGAGGCGCTCGGCATTGCCGTGGCCGACGCCGACCTCGCCTCGCGCCTTGCGGTCGCGCCCGGCTCCGACGGGCTTGCGGAAGTGGTCGCCGCGTTCGGCGCCGACGTGCTCGCCGCCGACGGCAGCCTGGACCGTGCCGCCATGCGTCGCCATGTGTTCGGCGACGAGGCCGCACGCCGGCGCCTGGAATCCATCATCCATCCCCGCGTGCGCACCGCCCTGCTCCAGGCGTGCGCCGAGGCGACGGGGACGTACGCGATCGCCGCGATCCCGTTGCTGGCCGAAGGCGGCGGTCGCGAGGCCTACCCGTGGCTGTCGCGCATCCTGGTGGTCGATGTGCCCGTCGATGTGCAGCGCGCGCGGGTCATGGCGCGCGATCACGTCGATGCGGAACTGGCCCAACGGATGATCGCCGCGCAGGCCACGCGCGACCAACGCCTGGCGATCGCCGACGACGTCATCGTCAACGACGGACCGATCGACGCCCTCGCCGCCCACGTCGCCGCACTCGACCGGCGCTACCGCGCGATGGCGAACGCGCACGCCTGA
- a CDS encoding A24 family peptidase, with protein sequence MAFLDQNPAIGYPLAAGLGLLVGSFLNVVILRLPKRLEWQWRRDSREVLGEPDTYDPPPPGIVVERSHCPHCKHQLSWYENIPVFSYLALRGKCRNCKAPISPQYPLVEMLTMLLVLASVWKFGFGWQGFGAIVFTCFLIVLSGIDLRTQLLPDQLTLPLMWLGLIAASDNLYFPAKPALLGAVAGYLSLWIVWWLFKQLTGKEGMGHGDFKLLAAIGAWTGLKGILPTILLSSVVGAVVGSIWLAMKGRDRATPIPFGPYLAIAGWITFFWGKELVGTYMQYAGLK encoded by the coding sequence ATGGCATTCCTCGATCAAAACCCCGCCATCGGCTATCCGCTGGCGGCCGGACTCGGCCTGCTGGTCGGCAGCTTCCTCAACGTGGTCATCCTGCGCCTGCCCAAGCGGCTGGAGTGGCAGTGGCGGCGCGACAGCCGGGAGGTGCTCGGCGAGCCCGACACCTACGATCCGCCGCCACCGGGCATCGTGGTGGAGCGGTCACACTGCCCGCACTGCAAGCACCAGCTGTCGTGGTACGAGAACATCCCGGTGTTCAGCTACCTCGCGCTGCGCGGAAAGTGCCGCAACTGCAAGGCGCCGATCTCGCCGCAGTACCCGTTGGTGGAAATGCTGACGATGCTGCTGGTGCTGGCCAGCGTGTGGAAGTTCGGCTTCGGCTGGCAGGGATTCGGCGCGATCGTCTTCACCTGTTTCCTGATCGTGCTGTCGGGCATCGACCTGCGCACGCAGTTGCTGCCGGACCAGCTGACGCTGCCATTGATGTGGCTGGGACTCATCGCCGCGTCGGACAACCTGTACTTCCCGGCCAAGCCGGCGTTGCTCGGCGCGGTGGCGGGCTACCTCAGCCTCTGGATCGTGTGGTGGCTGTTCAAGCAGCTCACCGGCAAGGAAGGCATGGGGCACGGCGACTTCAAGCTGCTGGCCGCGATCGGCGCATGGACCGGGCTCAAGGGCATCCTGCCGACCATCCTGCTCTCCTCCGTGGTGGGCGCCGTGGTCGGTTCGATCTGGCTTGCGATGAAGGGCCGTGACCGCGCGACGCCGATCCCCTTCGGCCCGTACCTGGCCATCGCCGGCTGGATCACCTTCTTCTGGGGCAAGGAACTCGTCGGCACGTACATGCAGTACGCCGGCCTGAAGTAG
- a CDS encoding type II secretion system F family protein, which translates to MSATRTATKTAPATRRPNAMGVFVWQGTDKRGKVMKGEQPAKNANALRAELRRQGITPRTVKPKGKPLLGGAGRRITPLDIAIFSRQLATMMKSGVPIVGAIEIIANGNKNPRMTTMLNSIRSDLESGSSLYESLSKHPVQFDELYRNLVKAGEGAGVLETVLDTVATYKENIEALKGKIKKAMFYPAAVVAVALIVSSILLVFVVPQFESVFKSFGADLPAFTKMVISMSDFMVAYWWLVLMIVVGTIVAFVMAKNRSVAFSRFLDRMILKLPVVGQILHNSAVARFSRTLAVTFKAGVPLVEALDIVAGATGNVVYEDAVRNIRDDVSVGYPVNMAMKQVNVFPHMVVQMTAIGEEAGALDTMLFKVAEFYEQEVNNAVDALSSLLEPMIMVFLGVVVGGMVVAMYLPIFKLGAVVG; encoded by the coding sequence ATGTCCGCGACCCGTACCGCCACCAAAACCGCTCCCGCCACACGCCGCCCCAATGCGATGGGTGTCTTCGTCTGGCAGGGCACCGACAAGCGCGGCAAGGTGATGAAGGGCGAGCAGCCGGCGAAGAACGCCAACGCGCTGCGCGCCGAACTCCGCCGCCAGGGCATCACGCCGCGCACGGTCAAGCCCAAGGGCAAGCCACTGCTGGGCGGTGCCGGCCGTCGCATCACCCCGCTCGACATCGCGATCTTCAGCCGCCAGCTGGCAACGATGATGAAGTCGGGTGTGCCGATCGTCGGCGCCATCGAGATCATCGCGAACGGCAACAAGAATCCGCGTATGACGACGATGCTCAACTCGATCCGGTCGGATCTGGAGAGCGGCTCCTCCCTGTACGAATCGCTGAGCAAGCACCCGGTCCAGTTCGACGAGCTCTACCGCAACCTGGTCAAGGCCGGTGAAGGCGCGGGCGTGCTGGAGACCGTGCTCGACACGGTCGCCACGTACAAGGAAAACATCGAAGCCCTGAAGGGCAAGATCAAGAAGGCGATGTTCTACCCCGCCGCGGTGGTCGCGGTGGCGCTGATCGTGTCGTCGATCCTGCTCGTCTTCGTGGTGCCCCAGTTCGAGAGCGTGTTCAAGAGCTTCGGCGCGGACCTGCCAGCGTTCACCAAGATGGTGATCTCGATGAGCGACTTCATGGTCGCTTATTGGTGGCTGGTGCTGATGATCGTTGTGGGCACCATCGTCGCCTTCGTCATGGCGAAGAACCGATCCGTGGCGTTCTCACGCTTCCTCGACCGGATGATTCTGAAGCTGCCAGTAGTGGGCCAGATCCTGCACAACTCCGCCGTCGCCCGCTTCTCGCGCACGCTGGCGGTGACCTTCAAGGCGGGCGTGCCACTGGTGGAGGCACTGGACATCGTCGCCGGCGCGACCGGCAACGTGGTTTACGAAGACGCGGTGCGCAACATCCGCGACGACGTTTCGGTCGGCTACCCGGTCAACATGGCGATGAAGCAGGTCAACGTGTTCCCGCACATGGTCGTGCAGATGACCGCCATCGGTGAAGAAGCCGGTGCGCTGGACACCATGCTGTTCAAGGTCGCCGAGTTCTACGAGCAGGAAGTCAACAACGCGGTGGACGCGCTGTCGAGCCTGCTGGAGCCGATGATCATGGTGTTCCTCGGCGTGGTCGTCGGCGGCATGGTGGTGGCCATGTACCTGCCTATCTTCAAGCTCGGCGCGGTCGTGGGCTGA
- the pilB gene encoding type IV-A pilus assembly ATPase PilB, with translation MNVAATANLVGITGIARRLVMDGALDDNAARQALAAATAAKQPITAYLAEKRLVTPGQLAAANSIEFGVPLFDATVLDASQSAIKLVSESLVRKHQILPLYKRGNRLFVGVSDPTNTLALDEIKFQSNLAIEPILISEDQIQRCIEKWLEVSDNLADTVGNDEGLENLDISGGDDIAADNTVDVKTDDTPVVKFVNKVLVDAIRRGASDIHFEPYETEYRVRLRIDGLLKQVTKVPTNLSGRIAARLKVMSQLDIAEKRVPQDGRIKLNISKTKQVDFRVSTLPTLFGEKVVLRILDGSAAKLGIDKLGYEDDQRALYEQALAKPYGMVLVTGPTGSGKTVSLYTGLNILNEEQRNISTVEDPVEIRVPGINQVQMNVKRGMTFAAALRSFLRQDPDVVMVGEIRDLETAEIAVKAAQTGHLVLSTLHTNDAPQTVSRLMNMGIAPYNITSSVTLIIAQRLARRLHDCKQEVHLPEHALLAEGFTHKEVEAGIKIYEAVGCSDCTEGYKGRTGIYQVMPMTEKIQAIILQGGNALDIAEAAKQSGVRDLRMSALLKVKNGVTSLAEINRVTKD, from the coding sequence ATGAACGTAGCTGCTACCGCCAACCTGGTGGGGATCACCGGCATTGCCCGGCGCCTGGTCATGGACGGGGCGTTGGACGACAACGCGGCACGGCAGGCGCTCGCCGCCGCCACCGCGGCCAAGCAACCGATCACCGCCTACCTCGCCGAAAAACGTCTCGTCACGCCAGGCCAGCTTGCGGCCGCCAACTCGATCGAGTTCGGCGTGCCGTTGTTCGATGCCACGGTGCTCGACGCTTCGCAGTCGGCCATCAAGCTGGTCAGCGAATCGCTCGTCCGCAAGCATCAGATCCTGCCGCTGTACAAGCGCGGCAACCGCCTGTTCGTTGGCGTCTCGGATCCGACCAACACGCTGGCGCTGGACGAAATCAAGTTCCAGAGCAACCTCGCGATCGAACCGATCCTGATCAGCGAGGACCAGATCCAGCGCTGCATCGAGAAGTGGCTGGAGGTCAGCGACAACCTCGCCGACACCGTCGGCAACGACGAAGGGCTGGAGAACCTCGACATCTCCGGTGGCGATGACATCGCCGCCGACAACACCGTCGACGTCAAGACCGACGACACGCCGGTCGTGAAGTTCGTCAACAAGGTGCTGGTGGACGCGATCCGCCGCGGCGCGTCGGACATCCACTTCGAGCCCTACGAAACCGAATACCGCGTTCGCCTGCGCATCGACGGCCTGCTCAAGCAGGTCACCAAGGTGCCGACCAATCTGTCCGGCCGCATCGCCGCGCGACTGAAGGTGATGTCGCAGCTCGACATCGCCGAAAAGCGCGTGCCGCAGGACGGCCGCATCAAGCTCAACATCTCCAAGACCAAGCAGGTCGACTTCCGCGTCAGCACGCTGCCCACGCTGTTCGGCGAGAAAGTGGTGCTGCGTATCCTCGACGGCAGCGCGGCCAAGCTCGGCATCGACAAGCTGGGTTACGAGGACGATCAGCGCGCGCTGTACGAACAGGCGCTGGCCAAGCCTTACGGCATGGTGCTCGTCACCGGCCCCACCGGCTCCGGCAAGACGGTGTCGCTGTACACGGGCCTGAACATCCTCAACGAGGAACAGCGCAACATCTCCACCGTCGAAGACCCGGTCGAAATCCGCGTGCCGGGCATCAACCAAGTGCAGATGAACGTCAAGCGCGGCATGACCTTCGCCGCCGCGCTGCGCAGCTTCCTGCGACAGGACCCGGACGTGGTGATGGTCGGCGAAATCCGCGACCTGGAGACGGCGGAGATCGCGGTGAAGGCCGCGCAGACCGGTCACCTCGTGCTCTCCACGCTGCACACCAACGATGCCCCGCAGACCGTCTCGCGCCTGATGAACATGGGCATCGCGCCCTACAACATCACCTCGTCGGTGACGCTGATCATCGCCCAGCGCCTTGCGCGCCGACTGCACGACTGCAAGCAGGAAGTGCATCTGCCGGAGCACGCCCTGCTGGCCGAAGGCTTCACCCACAAGGAAGTCGAAGCGGGCATCAAGATCTACGAGGCGGTCGGCTGCTCCGACTGCACCGAAGGCTACAAGGGCCGCACCGGCATCTACCAGGTCATGCCGATGACCGAAAAGATCCAGGCCATCATCCTGCAGGGCGGCAACGCGCTGGACATCGCCGAAGCCGCCAAGCAGTCCGGCGTGCGTGACCTGCGCATGTCGGCCCTGCTCAAAGTGAAGAACGGCGTCACCAGCCTTGCCGAAATCAACCGCGTAACCAAGGACTAA